CCCCAGGACATCGCGGGTACGCAGATTCTGGCCAAGCTCGTCTTCACCCCGGCGCCGGGCAACATGCTCCGGACGACGGCCGAGGTCTACGACACGCGCGTCGAGACGGAGTGGTTCTCGGACCGCGGCCTGCTGGACTTCGGCCGCTTCCAGTACGTCACCGCGGACTCGGACGCGCTCGACACCCAGGACCGTTCGCGCGTCTCGGTCGATCACACCCTGGTCGACCGGGGACTCGACCAGCTCTCCTGGCGTCTCTACGGGCAGTTCAACGACACGTCGCAGGTCATCGACCGCGAGCGGATGACCTTCGGCTTCGGTCCGCCGTTTCCCTCCCTGCGGCACGGCACGCTCGACTTCGAGCAGGTCGGCTACGGTACGTCGCTGCAGGGCCAGCAGTGGATCGGCGATCCGGAGCGCGGCGTGCTCCTTACGGTCGGCGCCAACTACAAGAGCGACTACTTCGACATCCTGCGCGACCGGAGCGAGACTCACGGGATCACCCGGGAACCGGTGCCGACTAGCCTGATCTTCCCCACCAAGTACTTCCCGGAGAGCACCGTCTCGGAAGCCGGCGCCTACCTGCAGGCCGAGCTCCAGTTCGGCCGCCTCTCCCTCGTGCCCGGCGTGCGCTACGACCACTTCGCGCTAGACGCCAACCAGAACGACCCGGTCTTCATCGCGAGCCTCAACCCCGAGGCGGCCGACTTCTCGGACGGTGCGGTGTCCCCGAAGCTCGGCGTGGCGGCGAATCTCACCGACACCCTGACGGTGCACGCCCAGTACTCGGGCGGATTCCGGGCGCCGCCCTACAGCGCCATCAACACCGGGTTCACGAATCCGCGGGGCGGCTATACGACACTGCCGAATCCGGAGCTGCGGGCCGAGACCAGCCGGAACGTGGAGGTCGGCGTGCGAACCGCGTTCGACCGCGCGAGCCTCGGTCTCACGGTCTTCTCGAACCGCTACGACGACTTCATCGCCAGCACCTCCCTCGGCCTCAACCCGGTGACGGGACTGCTGGAGTTCCAGAGCCAGAACCTCGACGAGGCCGAGATCAAGGGCGTCGAGCTGCGGGGCGAGGCGTACCTGAGCGACAGCGTGATGCTGCGCTGGAGCTACGCGCGCATCAATGGAGTGGAGATCTTCGAGGATACGGTGGTCCCGCCGCTCGCCGAGGAGACGCAGCTCGGGGAGATCGCGCCGAACGAGGGGGTGCTCGGCCTGCGCTACGTCCGCCCCTCGGGACGCTGGGGCAGCGAGCTGTCCGTCCGCATGGTAGAGGGCTACCAGCACGGCGGCGAACAGCAGTTCGCGCCGGATGCCTACCAGGTCGTCGATCTGGTCGGCTTCGCCTCGCTCGCCGAATCGCTGACGTTCCGTCTCGGCCTGATGAACCTGACCGACAACAAGCACTTCGAGTGGTGGAACGTACGCGGTCGCCCGGCAAACGACCCGGTCATCGACAGATACACGAGCTCCGGGCTCAGCGTCGTCGCGTCGCTCGGGTACGACTGGTAGCAACAAGCGCACGATCCAGGATGCGGTGGATCGACTGGCGGAACGCGACGTCACGGAGATCGTCGCCGTTCCGCTGTTCATTTCGTCGCACAGCAGCGTCATGCGCGCCACGGAGTACCTGCTGGGCAGCCGCGCCGACGCACCCCCGGAACTGGAGGCCTTCGCCCGCATGGGCGCCCGTCGCGCGTCCGGCGGGCCCGATCACGACCCCGATTTCGAGTGGACCACGCCGCTCGAAGCGGCGGCGTCGATCGCGGTGACGACGGCCCTCGACAGCCACGCGCTGGTCGCCGAGATCCTGCTCTCGCGTGCGCTCGGCGTCAGTGAGCAGCCGGAACAGGAGGTCGTCGTGGTGGTTGCGCACGGCCCGACCTCGGAAGAGGACAATGCGTTGTGGCTCGCGAACATGGGCATCCTCGTCGAGACGATTCGCTCGCGCACGCGCTTCAGCCGCATCCGGTACCTGACGGTGCGCGACGATGCATCGGACCCGGTTCGGGAGCAGGCGACGGTGGAGCTGCGCGCCGTGGTGGAGGACGCCGTCGAGGAAGGCAGGTCGGTCTTGATCGTGCCGCTGCTGCTCTCCTACGGCGGCATCGAAGCCGGCATCCGCCGGCGCCTCGAGGGGTTGACGTACCGAATGGCCGAGCAGGCGCTGCTGCCGGACGAACGCTTGTCCGAGTGGGTGCTGATGCAGGCAACGCAATAGGAGCGCCCGCCGGGTGTGGCACGGCGGCGCGGGGACTGGCAATGACCCGTAGCCCGCATTCGTCTCCACTCCCCTGGATGGATGAAACAGCCCGAACGCCGCTCGCCGTGTAACCTCTCCATGGGCTCCGCGAGCGAGCGTTCGCGGGCCCGCCGGATGTTGCCGCACCCGGCGGGCCATCTCTACTTGTGAGCCTGAGTCCGTGAACCGGCGTCAGCCGCCGAGCGTGCGGTGCGCGTCAATCGTCTGAGAGGAGTCGGTAAGACTCATGTTGAAGAGCAACAGAACCCTCTGGTTCGTCCCCCTGTGTTTCGCGTTGCTGGCCGCCGCGTGCGGTGGCGACGACTCCGGTCCAACGGGTCCGACGACGAGCCAGCCGAGGCTCACGGGAGACTGGACCGGCTCGTTCGAGGGCCAGCTCATCTCCAGTGACCAGATGAGTACGAACCTCCAGCAGGGCGAGGGGCAACACGGCGAAAGGACGAATGTGGACGGCACCTGGTCGGCGACGGTCCGCCTGCCACCCGTGCCCGGTGCGCCCACCGAGGTCGAGCTCACCGGCACCGCGAGGGGCAACGCGGAGGGCGCGGACGTGGAGCTCAGCTTCACGATCGACGGGTTCCGCGATTACTTCCCCGAGGGATGCGCGATCGACCTGACCGGGACCTTCGACGCGACGACGCTGAGCGGGACGTGGACGACCAACGACATGTGCCAGCCGCCGGCCGTCGATCAAGGCACGATTACCTTGATGCGCCAGTGAGCGAAGCGCTCGCCGGCGCCACTTCGCCGGTATCCGCCAGGTCGGGGATACCGGCTTCCTGCAAGACCTGCGTGATCCACTCCTCGATGCGCCCGTCGGTCAGCTCCGATTCGTTGTCCTCGTCCAGGCCGAGTCCGAGGAAGTGGTCGTCGTCGTACATCCCCTTCGATTCCTCGAAGTTGTAGCCCTCGGTCGGCCAGACCCCGATGAGTTGTGGATTCCCGAGGGCCGTGACCGCCTCCCAGAGCTCGCCCAACGCGTCGAGGAAGTTCTCCGGATAGCCCCTCGCGTCGCCTACCCCGAAGAATGCGACCTTCTTGCCGGCGAGACTCAGCCCCTCCATGCGCGGGATGAAGTCCGCCCAGTCGTCCTGCATCTCTCCGACGTTCCAGGTCGGTACCCCGAACAGAATGAGGTCGTAACGCTCGAGCTGATCCGGTTCCGCGCTGATGACGTCGTGCAGATCCGGCACGCGCGCGCCGAGCCGGGCCTTGATCTTCTCGGCGGCCATCTGGGTGTTGCCCGTCGTCGAGCCGTAGAACACTGCAATGG
The Acidobacteriota bacterium DNA segment above includes these coding regions:
- a CDS encoding TonB-dependent hemoglobin/transferrin/lactoferrin family receptor, whose translation is MRPAPGIRATAGAAHRALPLILAALGLILSGPAAANAQQNDPVPAAAGQSQAEPQTGSAPPADDPLTFLDSVTVSATLRPAPVRETPGMVSVIDSQTIEERLVRDFADLVKYEPGVYIENNVTRLGLNGFNIRGIGGNRVMTQVDGVQTSEQFDFGPFNVHQVGLDVDALKTVEIVRSANSALYGSDALGGVVSLFTKDPADYLDGQRIHVGAKTTWDGRSDAVSGNLALAAGTETLQGSVFASVHRGNEIRNKGTVETADDTRTAPNPQDIAGTQILAKLVFTPAPGNMLRTTAEVYDTRVETEWFSDRGLLDFGRFQYVTADSDALDTQDRSRVSVDHTLVDRGLDQLSWRLYGQFNDTSQVIDRERMTFGFGPPFPSLRHGTLDFEQVGYGTSLQGQQWIGDPERGVLLTVGANYKSDYFDILRDRSETHGITREPVPTSLIFPTKYFPESTVSEAGAYLQAELQFGRLSLVPGVRYDHFALDANQNDPVFIASLNPEAADFSDGAVSPKLGVAANLTDTLTVHAQYSGGFRAPPYSAINTGFTNPRGGYTTLPNPELRAETSRNVEVGVRTAFDRASLGLTVFSNRYDDFIASTSLGLNPVTGLLEFQSQNLDEAEIKGVELRGEAYLSDSVMLRWSYARINGVEIFEDTVVPPLAEETQLGEIAPNEGVLGLRYVRPSGRWGSELSVRMVEGYQHGGEQQFAPDAYQVVDLVGFASLAESLTFRLGLMNLTDNKHFEWWNVRGRPANDPVIDRYTSSGLSVVASLGYDW
- a CDS encoding flavodoxin; this translates as MNPSIAVFYGSTTGNTQMAAEKIKARLGARVPDLHDVISAEPDQLERYDLILFGVPTWNVGEMQDDWADFIPRMEGLSLAGKKVAFFGVGDARGYPENFLDALGELWEAVTALGNPQLIGVWPTEGYNFEESKGMYDDDHFLGLGLDEDNESELTDGRIEEWITQVLQEAGIPDLADTGEVAPASASLTGASR